The Gammaproteobacteria bacterium genome includes the window ATCTCTGCGGTCTGCTCTAGTTCACGCAAATCTTTTGTGCCATTTTTAATGAGGCGGTAGGCTTGCTCGACGATTTTAAAGGCCGCGCCTTTGATGCCGTTGCGGCGCAGACCGATGCTGTTGAGGCGGTAATGTTTCAACGGCTGACCGGCGCTCATGGTAAAGGGCAGAATGTCTTTGCGGGTGCCGGTAAAGGCGGCGATCATTGAGTAGGCACCAATGCGGCAGAATTGATGAACCAGTGCGCCCGCACCGAGAGTAACGCGGTCGTCAACGTGGGTGTGGCCACCCAAACCGGCGTTGTTGGCCATAATCACGTAATCCCCCAGCGTGCAGTCGTGACCAACGTGAGTGTTGCCCATCAGATAACAGTGGTTGCCAACGCGGGTGAGACGTTCATCAGAGGTGGCGCGGTGAATG containing:
- the lpxA gene encoding acyl-ACP--UDP-N-acetylglucosamine O-acyltransferase, whose translation is MTDQIHPSAIVSSKAQLGERVKIHPYAIIDDHVIIGDDCEIGPHAVIHNFVRMGKGNKIHAHAVLGDLPQDLSFDQRETWVEIGAHNVIREAATIHRATSDERLTRVGNHCYLMGNTHVGHDCTLGDYVIMANNAGLGGHTHVDDRVTLGAGALVHQFCRIGAYSMIAAFTGTRKDILPFTMSAGQPLKHYRLNSIGLRRNGIKGAAFKIVEQAYRLIKNGTKDLRELEQTAEIKKLQQWLDSPSKRGLSGFL